The proteins below come from a single Campylobacter sp. CCUG 57310 genomic window:
- a CDS encoding ThiF family adenylyltransferase: protein MNYFHRQIQLWGEETQANLASKSIAIIGSGGLGSSLGYALGSSGIGEIHIVDFDEVSVHNIHRQILFDIGDEGKFKAEIFKSRLERRYDGVKITVHACKFDEFATKGLKFDLIIDATDNLKTRAQINEYAKSLGVPWLYGSVESFHGQVCLFDKASLTSAFAVSDIKPAGIAAPIVMFIASFQANLALRYLAGLSVQKDLLYYLDMSSGELNLRKFKLPK from the coding sequence ATGAACTATTTTCATAGACAAATTCAGCTTTGGGGCGAGGAGACGCAAGCGAATTTGGCAAGCAAAAGCATAGCTATCATCGGCTCGGGCGGACTTGGAAGTTCGCTTGGATATGCTCTTGGTTCAAGCGGGATAGGCGAAATTCACATTGTCGATTTTGACGAAGTGAGCGTGCATAATATCCACCGCCAAATTCTTTTTGACATTGGAGATGAGGGCAAATTTAAGGCTGAAATTTTTAAAAGTCGCCTTGAGCGAAGATATGACGGCGTAAAGATAACGGTTCATGCTTGTAAATTTGATGAATTTGCGACTAAAGGGCTTAAATTTGATCTTATCATCGACGCTACCGATAATCTAAAAACAAGAGCTCAGATAAACGAATACGCAAAGAGCTTGGGCGTACCTTGGCTTTACGGGTCTGTTGAGAGCTTTCACGGACAGGTTTGTCTGTTTGATAAAGCTTCGCTAACTTCTGCCTTTGCGGTTTCAGATATCAAGCCAGCAGGAATTGCCGCTCCTATAGTTATGTTTATAGCTAGCTTTCAGGCAAATTTGGCTCTTAGGTATCTTGCGGGCTTAAGCGTACAAAAAGACCTGCTTTACTATCTTGATATGAGTAGCGGCGAGTTAAATTTGCGTAAATTTAAGCTTCCAAAATAA
- the gatA gene encoding Asp-tRNA(Asn)/Glu-tRNA(Gln) amidotransferase subunit GatA, with amino-acid sequence MTTLKEALKLSKEEIRSLRSELEAKIASEKKLGAYVEQLANLPISKLGEGIPIAIKDNIQVKDWSITSCSKILEGYVAPYNATVIEKLLEANLAPFGRTNMDEFAMGNTTESSIYGKTLNPLNHACVAGGSSGGSAAAVGGGIAIAALGSDTGGSVRQPAAFCGCVGFKPTYGRVSRYGLGAYSSSLDQIGPITQNVEDAAILYDIIAGHDEKDSTSANIEYKKVSQNLNGERKLTICVIENYVNEASEETKKELLKAIDILKSAGHKIIYKNLENSKCDIATYYIIGTAEASANLSRFDGIRYGRRAEAKNLKELYINSRSEGFGDEVKRRILLGTFVLSSGYYDAYYIKAQKARAYTKARYEKILSECDLMLMPVAPTVAPKFGELADPLKAYLADIYTISVNLAGLPAISVPVAKTSDGLNVSAQLIGRAWDEQILLDGAYSLENLIKG; translated from the coding sequence ATGACAACTTTAAAAGAGGCTTTAAAGCTCTCAAAAGAGGAGATAAGATCACTAAGAAGCGAGCTTGAAGCAAAGATTGCGTCCGAGAAAAAGCTTGGAGCTTATGTGGAGCAGCTTGCGAATTTACCGATATCAAAGCTTGGAGAAGGCATTCCTATAGCGATCAAGGACAATATCCAAGTAAAAGACTGGAGCATAACATCATGCTCTAAAATTTTAGAAGGCTACGTAGCGCCTTACAACGCAACCGTCATAGAAAAGCTTTTAGAAGCGAATTTAGCGCCTTTTGGCAGGACCAATATGGACGAATTCGCGATGGGAAACACTACTGAGAGCTCGATATACGGCAAAACCTTAAATCCGCTAAATCACGCTTGCGTTGCAGGCGGAAGTAGCGGCGGCTCTGCGGCTGCGGTAGGCGGTGGTATAGCCATAGCCGCACTTGGTAGCGATACCGGCGGTAGCGTGCGTCAGCCTGCGGCATTTTGTGGATGTGTCGGCTTTAAACCAACTTACGGACGCGTAAGCAGATACGGTCTTGGGGCTTACTCAAGTAGTTTAGATCAAATTGGTCCCATAACTCAAAACGTAGAAGACGCAGCGATACTTTATGATATCATCGCTGGACATGACGAAAAAGACAGCACAAGTGCAAATATCGAATATAAAAAAGTAAGCCAAAATTTAAACGGCGAGCGAAAGCTAACTATTTGCGTTATAGAAAACTACGTAAATGAAGCCAGCGAAGAGACTAAAAAAGAGCTTTTAAAAGCAATTGACATCCTAAAATCAGCCGGGCACAAGATAATTTATAAAAATTTGGAAAACTCAAAATGCGATATAGCGACATATTATATCATCGGAACCGCCGAAGCGAGCGCAAATTTAAGCAGATTTGACGGTATAAGATACGGCAGACGCGCAGAGGCTAAAAATTTAAAAGAACTTTACATTAATTCTCGCTCCGAGGGCTTTGGCGATGAGGTAAAAAGAAGAATTTTGCTAGGAACCTTTGTGCTTAGTAGCGGATATTACGACGCTTACTACATCAAGGCTCAAAAGGCGCGCGCATACACGAAAGCAAGATATGAGAAAATTTTAAGCGAATGCGATCTCATGCTAATGCCTGTAGCACCTACCGTGGCTCCAAAATTCGGAGAGCTTGCAGACCCGCTTAAAGCATACCTTGCAGACATTTATACCATTAGCGTAAATCTAGCAGGCCTTCCTGCGATATCAGTGCCTGTTGCAAAGACAAGTGACGGACTAAATGTCTCGGCTCAGCTTATAGGCAGGGCTTGGGACGAGCAGATACTACTTGACGGAGCGTATAGTTTAGAGAATTTGATAAAAGGATAA
- a CDS encoding homoserine O-acetyltransferase — MLNLKTGKEKFDEPLYLESGRILSNFELVYETYGNLNQNKSNVIVICHALTGSHHAAGFYENEQKPGWWDSFIGEGKAVDTNKFFVICVNILGSNFGSTNPLSIEKSTGKQYRLRFPVLTISDAVKAQMKLFERLGIKQAHAVIGGSLGGMQALCFAIEFPNFAKNVIIMASTYQTKPWAIAFNKIAIEGILRDREFKDGEYDPVDIAESGLVGMALGRMAGHISFLSPGSMDVKFGRNYVETDGLYELTGRFQVDRYMEYNGHNFPKRFDPLSYLYIVKMMNIFDCTRHYDSLGDALSQIRARLTLISFSGDILFPPSCMKEMADEIAKLEKPCECEYIEINSSYGHDAFLVEVDKFEKYVKRVLDAK, encoded by the coding sequence GTGCTAAATTTAAAAACAGGCAAAGAGAAATTCGACGAACCGCTCTACCTTGAGAGCGGTCGAATTCTCTCAAATTTCGAGCTTGTTTATGAAACCTACGGAAATTTAAATCAAAATAAAAGCAACGTCATTGTCATCTGCCACGCACTTACGGGCTCGCATCATGCGGCGGGATTTTATGAAAACGAGCAAAAGCCAGGTTGGTGGGATAGCTTCATAGGCGAGGGTAAGGCAGTTGATACGAATAAATTTTTTGTTATCTGCGTAAATATCTTGGGCTCAAATTTCGGCTCGACAAATCCGCTTAGTATAGAAAAAAGCACAGGCAAGCAGTATCGTTTGCGATTTCCCGTTTTAACGATAAGCGATGCGGTAAAAGCTCAAATGAAGCTCTTTGAAAGGCTTGGCATCAAGCAGGCTCACGCAGTTATCGGCGGAAGTCTTGGCGGTATGCAAGCTCTTTGTTTTGCGATAGAATTTCCAAATTTTGCAAAAAATGTAATAATCATGGCGAGCACCTACCAGACCAAGCCTTGGGCGATCGCGTTTAATAAAATCGCAATCGAGGGAATTTTACGCGATAGGGAGTTTAAAGACGGCGAATACGATCCTGTTGATATCGCAGAAAGCGGACTTGTCGGCATGGCGCTTGGCAGGATGGCAGGACACATAAGCTTTTTAAGTCCTGGGTCAATGGACGTGAAATTTGGCAGAAACTATGTAGAAACCGACGGACTTTACGAGCTTACGGGACGCTTTCAGGTGGATAGATATATGGAATATAACGGGCATAATTTCCCGAAGCGCTTTGATCCGCTAAGCTATCTTTATATCGTTAAGATGATGAATATCTTTGACTGCACGAGGCACTATGATAGCCTTGGCGACGCGCTTTCACAAATTCGCGCGAGACTTACGCTCATATCATTTAGCGGCGATATATTGTTTCCGCCAAGTTGTATGAAGGAGATGGCTGATGAGATTGCCAAGCTTGAAAAGCCTTGCGAATGCGAATATATCGAGATAAATAGCAGCTATGGACATGATGCGTTTTTGGTTGAAGTTGATAAATTTGAAAAATATGTAAAAAGGGTTTTGGATGCAAAATGA
- the xseB gene encoding exodeoxyribonuclease VII small subunit produces the protein MQNDENLKEDSFESKLIKANEILEKLSKDDLSLEQSVKLHKEGKKLLDEAGEILQNAKLQIKEISNE, from the coding sequence ATGCAAAATGATGAAAATTTAAAAGAAGATAGTTTTGAATCAAAGCTGATAAAGGCGAATGAAATTTTAGAGAAGTTAAGCAAGGATGATTTAAGCTTAGAGCAGAGTGTAAAGCTTCACAAAGAGGGCAAGAAGCTGCTTGATGAGGCCGGGGAAATTTTACAAAATGCAAAACTTCAGATAAAAGAGATATCCAATGAGTAA
- the guaB gene encoding IMP dehydrogenase: MKIVKRALTFEDVLLVPQYSEILPKEVSVKTVFSKNISLNIPLISAAMDTVTEHRTAIMMARLGGIGVIHKNMDIASQVREVRRVKKSESGVIIDPISIRPDATVGEAWALMADLHISGVPVVDEANKLIGILTNRDLRFETDPKVLVKERMTKAPLITAPKGCTLDEAEKIFHSNRVEKLPIIDENGHLEGLITIKDLKKRKEYPNANKDSYGRLRVAAAIGVGQIDRARALVEAGVDAIVMDSAHGHTKGIIDTLKEIKANFNVDVVVGNIANPAAVKDLAQAGADGIKVGIGPGSICTTRIVAGVGVPQISAIDDCTNEAKKYGIPVIADGGIKYSGDLAKALAAGASSIMVGSLLAGCDESPGELITFQGRQYKTYRGMGSIGAMSKGSSDRYFQEGTAQDKLVPEGIEGRVPYVGSIKDVVHQLLGGLRSAMGYCGSKDILTLQEKAEFVEITSAGLKESHVHDVVITHEAPNYKVN; the protein is encoded by the coding sequence ATGAAGATAGTTAAAAGAGCTTTAACCTTTGAAGATGTGCTTTTAGTCCCGCAATACTCTGAAATTTTGCCTAAAGAGGTGAGCGTAAAGACCGTTTTTAGCAAGAACATAAGCTTAAACATCCCGCTTATCTCAGCCGCTATGGATACGGTTACCGAGCATAGGACGGCTATCATGATGGCACGTCTTGGAGGTATCGGCGTCATACATAAAAATATGGACATAGCCTCGCAAGTACGTGAAGTAAGACGGGTGAAAAAGAGCGAAAGCGGCGTTATCATCGATCCTATATCCATACGTCCTGACGCAACGGTCGGCGAAGCTTGGGCGCTTATGGCAGATCTTCATATCTCGGGCGTACCTGTGGTTGATGAGGCAAATAAGCTTATAGGAATTTTAACCAACCGTGATCTTCGCTTTGAAACCGATCCGAAAGTGCTTGTAAAAGAGCGTATGACAAAGGCTCCTTTGATAACCGCTCCAAAGGGTTGCACTCTTGATGAAGCGGAGAAAATTTTTCACTCAAATCGCGTAGAAAAGCTTCCGATAATCGATGAAAACGGACATTTAGAAGGACTTATAACCATAAAAGACCTTAAAAAACGCAAAGAGTATCCAAATGCAAATAAAGACAGCTACGGCAGACTCAGAGTGGCAGCGGCTATCGGAGTAGGGCAGATAGATCGCGCAAGAGCGCTTGTGGAAGCAGGAGTTGATGCGATAGTTATGGATTCTGCTCACGGACACACGAAAGGTATCATCGATACGCTTAAAGAGATAAAGGCGAATTTTAACGTCGATGTAGTCGTGGGAAATATCGCAAATCCTGCAGCCGTTAAAGACCTAGCGCAAGCGGGAGCTGACGGCATAAAGGTAGGTATAGGTCCCGGATCGATTTGTACTACAAGGATCGTAGCAGGCGTTGGCGTGCCTCAAATTTCAGCAATTGACGACTGCACAAACGAAGCTAAAAAATACGGCATTCCCGTTATCGCAGACGGCGGTATCAAGTATTCAGGCGACCTGGCCAAAGCGCTTGCCGCAGGTGCAAGCAGTATCATGGTGGGAAGCTTGCTTGCCGGTTGTGACGAGAGTCCAGGCGAGCTTATAACCTTCCAAGGACGCCAGTACAAAACCTACCGCGGTATGGGCTCTATAGGCGCGATGAGTAAGGGAAGCTCGGATAGATATTTTCAAGAAGGCACCGCTCAAGATAAGCTTGTGCCCGAAGGTATCGAAGGTCGCGTTCCATATGTAGGCAGTATCAAAGATGTAGTGCATCAGCTGCTTGGCGGATTAAGAAGTGCGATGGGATATTGTGGTTCAAAAGATATCTTAACGCTTCAAGAAAAGGCCGAATTTGTAGAAATTACGAGTGCGGGGCTTAAAGAAAGCCACGTTCATGACGTAGTTATCACGCATGAAGCGCCGAATTACAAAGTCAATTAG
- a CDS encoding endonuclease MutS2, which yields MDRLLHTLDLTEYIAKFGSFLAREKPLFMQGDSRLHYEKILELSNVEFKEPGEVANLDDALIRLNKQAVLHISEIYEFAKIINYFSYLKSLKFERRLGEWLDKIEIPSAILKIANSFDKDGELKDEVDERLAGIKSAFAMKKSQIDADLKRLIYSKSITPYLVDTQVHYVNAQEALLVRGGFNHVLKGTVVARSSGGYFYVMPANIEKLKKEQSELLDKKELIVYEHCKLMSGVMHKNLLFLKFINSAFDIFDAYSARVLMAKSMDYEFVLSDSSSNIVIKNFAHPALKNPKSVSVDFRKKVLLITGVNAGGKSMLLKSIISAAFLAKYLLPMRIDAENSHIGSFKEFDTIIEDPQNVKNDISTFAGRMLHFSRLFNKKNLLIGIDEIELGTDFEEAASLYSVMIEKLIANDIKMIITTHHKRLAMLLAKNSEVELIAALYDEENSRPKFEFLKGTIGKSYAFETAARYGISQNLVSEAKKIYGEDKENLNEMISKTLNLEVELKERLESTVKKEQKLDLLIESLKEQKEQNEIREQETINRLEREYFKAINEAKRAINLDDTKEKQRALNSANEAKKAIVKPEISTQIELKIGDNVKYNKIKGVVVGLSKNDATIQTDGVKLRVPIKMLKKSGNPFPSAPKSGVNLKVQKPKTASVTLDLHGLRADEAIEKLDKFISDSLIMGFDEVSVFHGIGTGKLAFAVRNFLKTHPSVKEFFDAPPNQGGFGAKIIRL from the coding sequence GTGGATAGACTGCTTCATACTCTTGATCTGACCGAGTATATCGCTAAATTCGGCTCGTTTTTGGCTCGCGAAAAACCGCTTTTTATGCAAGGAGATAGCAGGCTTCACTATGAAAAAATTTTAGAGCTTTCAAATGTGGAATTTAAAGAGCCTGGCGAGGTTGCGAATTTAGACGATGCTCTCATTAGGCTAAACAAACAAGCCGTGCTTCATATCAGCGAAATTTATGAATTTGCTAAGATTATAAACTATTTTTCGTATCTTAAATCTCTTAAATTTGAAAGACGTCTTGGCGAGTGGCTGGATAAGATAGAAATTCCTTCGGCTATTTTAAAAATCGCAAATTCCTTTGATAAAGACGGCGAGCTAAAAGATGAGGTCGATGAGAGGCTTGCAGGCATAAAATCGGCTTTTGCTATGAAAAAGTCTCAGATTGACGCTGATTTAAAGCGACTTATCTACTCAAAATCAATAACGCCTTATCTTGTGGATACTCAGGTTCATTATGTCAATGCCCAAGAAGCTTTGCTGGTGCGCGGAGGGTTTAATCACGTACTAAAAGGCACGGTCGTCGCAAGAAGTTCGGGCGGATACTTTTACGTAATGCCTGCAAACATAGAAAAGCTTAAAAAAGAGCAAAGCGAGCTTTTGGATAAAAAAGAGCTGATAGTATATGAGCACTGCAAGCTGATGAGTGGCGTTATGCACAAAAATTTGCTATTTTTGAAATTTATAAATTCGGCTTTTGATATATTTGACGCTTATAGCGCGCGGGTGCTTATGGCTAAGAGTATGGATTATGAATTTGTGCTAAGTGATAGCTCGTCAAATATAGTTATTAAAAATTTCGCTCATCCCGCCCTTAAAAACCCAAAGAGTGTTAGCGTGGATTTTCGTAAAAAAGTGCTTTTGATAACGGGTGTAAATGCGGGCGGCAAGTCAATGCTTTTAAAATCAATAATTTCCGCGGCGTTTTTAGCAAAGTATCTTTTGCCTATGAGGATAGATGCTGAAAATTCGCACATCGGAAGCTTTAAGGAGTTTGATACCATCATCGAAGATCCGCAAAATGTAAAAAACGATATCTCTACTTTTGCAGGGCGCATGCTTCACTTCTCAAGGCTTTTTAACAAGAAAAATTTGCTCATCGGAATTGATGAGATAGAGCTTGGAACGGACTTTGAAGAGGCTGCTAGTCTATATAGCGTGATGATTGAAAAGCTTATAGCAAACGATATCAAGATGATCATCACTACTCACCATAAGCGTCTTGCTATGCTGCTTGCTAAAAACAGCGAAGTAGAGCTCATAGCAGCCCTTTATGACGAGGAGAATTCTCGTCCGAAATTTGAGTTTTTAAAAGGAACTATCGGCAAATCTTATGCTTTTGAAACTGCCGCAAGATACGGCATATCTCAAAATTTAGTTAGCGAAGCGAAGAAAATTTACGGTGAAGATAAAGAAAATCTAAACGAGATGATAAGCAAGACTTTAAATTTGGAAGTAGAGCTAAAAGAGCGTCTTGAAAGCACGGTAAAAAAAGAGCAAAAGCTTGACTTGCTGATTGAGAGCTTAAAAGAGCAAAAAGAGCAAAACGAAATAAGAGAGCAAGAGACTATAAATAGGCTTGAAAGAGAGTATTTTAAGGCGATAAACGAGGCTAAAAGAGCTATAAATTTAGACGATACCAAAGAAAAACAGCGTGCCTTAAATAGTGCCAATGAGGCTAAAAAGGCCATCGTAAAGCCCGAAATTTCAACTCAAATTGAGCTAAAAATCGGTGATAACGTAAAATATAATAAGATAAAAGGCGTCGTGGTAGGACTTAGTAAAAATGACGCTACTATACAAACCGACGGCGTTAAGCTTAGAGTACCTATCAAGATGCTTAAAAAAAGCGGTAATCCGTTTCCAAGTGCTCCAAAATCAGGCGTAAATTTAAAAGTTCAAAAACCAAAAACGGCCAGCGTTACTCTTGATCTGCACGGACTTAGAGCAGACGAGGCGATAGAAAAGCTTGATAAATTTATCTCCGATAGCTTGATAATGGGCTTTGATGAGGTTAGCGTCTTTCATGGGATCGGCACCGGTAAGCTTGCCTTTGCGGTTAGGAATTTTTTAAAGACTCATCCTAGCGTAAAGGAATTCTTCGATGCGCCGCCAAATCAAGGTGGATTTGGAGCTAAGATAATAAGGCTTTAG
- the murC gene encoding UDP-N-acetylmuramate--L-alanine ligase produces the protein MRKVHFIGIGGIGISAIARFLNEKGYIISGSDIKESVTTKELVKQGINVITPHCKEAITDQDFVIYSAAIKEDNIELIEAKRRGIKCLSRKEALPIVLEGKRVFAVAGAHGKSTTSAMLASLVEGSVIIGAISKQFNSNMKYNTHENVIFEADESDSSFLNSNPYLAIVTNAEPEHMEHYEYDMQKFHAAYRGFLERAKIRVINAEDEFLNTLKFDAIRLNPSVDITDMTMVVRDFVPYTTFNLKNLGKFEVLGMGEHIAIDASLAILAAINEVSLSSIRENLMNFKGIKKRFDILTATKKFVLIDDYAHHPTEIKATLKSVFEYAKLLGISKITAIFQPHRYTRLSANLQGFKECFKGIDELVILPVYAAGEEPIEIDMKEEFKEYNPIMTTHVSREDDSIVFFDEFGVKNLLDDGLVIGFGAGDITYQLRGK, from the coding sequence TTGAGAAAAGTTCATTTTATCGGTATCGGCGGTATCGGCATATCGGCTATCGCTAGGTTTTTAAACGAAAAGGGCTACATCATAAGCGGTAGCGACATCAAAGAAAGCGTTACGACAAAAGAGCTCGTAAAGCAAGGCATAAATGTCATAACGCCTCACTGCAAAGAGGCGATAACGGATCAGGATTTTGTTATTTATTCAGCTGCGATCAAAGAGGATAACATAGAGCTGATCGAAGCTAAAAGACGCGGCATAAAGTGTCTTTCGCGCAAAGAAGCCTTGCCCATAGTGCTTGAGGGCAAGCGTGTGTTTGCCGTTGCGGGAGCGCATGGTAAGAGTACCACTTCGGCGATGCTTGCAAGCCTTGTTGAGGGCTCTGTCATCATAGGCGCCATCTCAAAGCAGTTTAATTCAAACATGAAATACAACACTCACGAAAACGTCATCTTTGAAGCCGATGAGAGCGACTCAAGCTTCCTTAACTCAAACCCGTATTTGGCCATCGTAACCAATGCAGAGCCCGAGCATATGGAGCACTACGAATACGATATGCAGAAATTTCACGCAGCTTACAGGGGATTTTTGGAGCGAGCTAAAATTCGGGTGATAAACGCCGAAGATGAGTTTTTAAACACGCTTAAGTTTGATGCTATCAGACTAAATCCAAGCGTTGATATTACCGACATGACCATGGTAGTAAGGGATTTTGTGCCTTACACTACCTTTAATCTTAAAAATTTGGGCAAATTTGAAGTGCTTGGCATGGGCGAGCATATCGCAATAGACGCTAGCCTTGCGATATTGGCCGCGATTAATGAGGTCTCTTTAAGCTCAATTCGTGAAAATTTGATGAATTTTAAAGGTATAAAAAAACGCTTTGATATACTTACGGCAACTAAGAAATTCGTGCTTATAGATGACTACGCTCATCATCCCACAGAGATAAAAGCGACGCTCAAATCGGTCTTTGAATACGCAAAGCTGCTTGGAATTTCAAAGATAACGGCCATATTTCAGCCTCACCGATATACTCGCTTGAGTGCAAATTTGCAAGGGTTTAAAGAGTGCTTTAAAGGTATTGACGAGCTTGTGATACTGCCCGTTTATGCGGCAGGAGAAGAGCCTATAGAGATAGATATGAAAGAGGAATTTAAAGAGTATAATCCGATAATGACCACTCACGTTAGCAGAGAGGATGATAGTATTGTGTTTTTTGATGAATTCGGAGTTAAGAATTTGCTTGATGACGGACTTGTGATAGGATTTGGCGCAGGCGACATCACATATCAATTAAGGGGAAAATAA
- a CDS encoding YcxB family protein — protein sequence MQSEFECKFSVGDELLKQYVRVITRGQIRQIFFATIFAICSMLLLFSVKDEFDRFEAGILSAMVTMIFLGIFIIYLTPKMTLNAIKQGSDAIHDKNRYETWLKFSDKIYMNEGDFALALKYSQIFKIYKLKDGFALMFGSKQAILIDVSKFSEYEMNEMESFLFSKFDKSIFE from the coding sequence ATGCAAAGCGAATTTGAGTGTAAATTTAGCGTCGGTGACGAGCTTTTAAAGCAGTATGTGCGCGTTATCACGAGAGGTCAAATCAGGCAAATTTTCTTTGCTACCATATTTGCGATATGTTCTATGCTCTTACTTTTTTCGGTAAAAGATGAATTTGACAGGTTTGAAGCGGGAATTTTAAGCGCTATGGTAACGATGATATTCCTTGGGATATTTATCATTTATCTGACGCCAAAGATGACTTTAAATGCGATAAAGCAGGGTAGTGATGCGATTCATGATAAAAACAGATATGAAACGTGGCTTAAATTTAGCGATAAAATTTATATGAATGAAGGCGACTTTGCTCTTGCGCTTAAATACTCTCAAATTTTTAAAATTTATAAGCTAAAAGATGGCTTTGCGCTTATGTTTGGCTCTAAACAGGCGATTTTAATCGATGTCAGTAAATTTAGCGAGTATGAGATGAACGAGATGGAAAGTTTTCTTTTTAGCAAATTTGATAAATCTATCTTTGAATGA
- a CDS encoding carbon-nitrogen hydrolase family protein: MSKICALQLPTQPISDLRLDYYFKMCADSGAKLVVLGEYVLNSFFKELESMPKSIIKEQSEIKRETLAKFAKRYDITIIAPIVLSRGKELIKAVGKFSPNQTKFFKQQILMPYSHWNEAKFFTNSQNDSDDDKFEFLTFTHEKIKFGVMFGYEAHFDACWAYMMKKRVDVVLMPSACTFFSRARWEELLKTRAFTNSLYILRVNRVGNHKSNDEQWKFYGDSMLINPLGDIEARLGKNEEMLLVDVSKKEVTKARSMWEFGCIINKRKFI, encoded by the coding sequence ATGAGTAAAATTTGCGCCCTACAACTTCCCACTCAGCCTATCAGCGATTTAAGGCTTGATTATTATTTTAAGATGTGTGCAGATAGCGGCGCGAAGCTTGTCGTGCTTGGAGAATACGTGCTAAACAGCTTCTTTAAAGAGCTTGAAAGTATGCCAAAAAGCATCATAAAAGAACAAAGCGAGATCAAGCGCGAGACATTGGCGAAATTCGCAAAGAGATACGATATCACGATCATCGCTCCTATAGTATTAAGCAGAGGCAAAGAGCTTATAAAAGCGGTCGGTAAATTTAGCCCGAATCAGACTAAATTTTTTAAACAGCAAATTTTGATGCCGTATTCTCACTGGAACGAAGCGAAATTTTTTACAAATTCTCAAAACGACTCCGATGATGATAAATTTGAGTTTTTGACATTTACTCACGAGAAGATAAAATTTGGCGTGATGTTTGGTTATGAAGCTCACTTTGATGCGTGTTGGGCGTATATGATGAAAAAGCGAGTTGATGTGGTGCTTATGCCGTCAGCTTGCACGTTTTTTAGTCGGGCTAGATGGGAGGAGCTCTTAAAAACTCGAGCATTTACGAACAGTCTTTATATCCTGCGAGTTAATCGTGTCGGAAATCACAAATCAAACGACGAGCAGTGGAAATTCTACGGAGACAGCATGCTTATAAATCCGCTTGGCGATATCGAGGCGAGGCTTGGCAAAAACGAAGAGATGTTGCTTGTAGATGTAAGCAAAAAGGAAGTTACTAAAGCAAGAAGTATGTGGGAATTTGGCTGCATTATAAATAAAAGGAAATTTATATGA
- a CDS encoding MmcQ/YjbR family DNA-binding protein yields the protein MQLKAVFEYISEKFGVKNEKVFENYPDHAIFRHEKNQKWFCLLLKVDYKKLGLKKEGETFILNLKCRPDLASLLRDDERIFPAYHMNKKHWISVNLSSDILDEAVFDLIDESYELTKSKS from the coding sequence ATGCAACTAAAAGCCGTTTTTGAATATATAAGCGAAAAATTTGGAGTTAAAAACGAAAAAGTTTTTGAAAACTATCCTGACCATGCTATTTTTCGCCATGAGAAAAATCAAAAATGGTTTTGCCTGCTCTTAAAAGTTGATTATAAAAAGCTTGGTCTTAAAAAAGAGGGCGAAACTTTTATCTTAAATTTAAAGTGCAGGCCTGATCTGGCAAGCCTATTAAGAGATGATGAGCGAATTTTCCCTGCTTATCATATGAACAAAAAGCACTGGATAAGCGTGAATTTAAGCAGTGATATCTTAGATGAGGCGGTATTTGATCTGATTGATGAGAGTTATGAACTAACCAAATCAAAAAGCTAA